A stretch of the Streptomyces ortus genome encodes the following:
- the pepN gene encoding aminopeptidase N: MPGENLSRDEARERAALLSVEEYEVSLDLRSAVGGTDSGPRTFRSVTTIRFRSAEPGATSFADLIAPSVTAVSLNGRDLDPGAVFDGSRILLEDLAEDNELVVDAQCAYSRTGEGMHRFVDPEDGEVYLYTQYEPADSRRVFANFEQPDLKAPFRFEVRAPEGWVVWSNGVGELTEGVWKFAGTKPISTYITAVVAGPYHYVTDSYERVLADGTRLEIPLGALCRKGLARHFDADDVFRVTKQGLDFFHDHFDYPYPFGKYDQAFVPEYNLGAMENPGCVTFREEFIFRGNVTQASYERRANVILHEMAHMWFGDLVTMVWWDDLWLKESFADFMGTFSMVEATRFTNGWVTFANNRKAWAYRADQLPSTHPVTADIRDLEDAKLNFDGITYAKGAAVLKQLVAYAGRDAFLEGARRYFKRHAYGNTRLGDLLAVLEETSGRDMAAWSRSWLQTAGVNSLTPQVLLDAEGRVDELTVLQEAAESHPELRPHRVAVGLYRREGADGSLVRYARAEVDVDGPRTVVGELAGADAPELVLVNDDDLTYCKIRFDEGSLDTLRARLGDLTDPLARALCWSALWNLTRDALMPARDFVDLVLRFAGRESDIGVLQTLHAWANSALTFYAAPEWRATGGRLLAEGALRELRSAGPGSQHQLTWARFFAAVASGEDELRLLRELLEGTEKVDGLDVDQELRWAFLEPLAAHGVVDEAVLAAELARDDTASGKRHQVRCLAARPSAAVKAQAWAAVVESDSLSNALVEATIGGFAQASHRELAAPYASKYFDVIERVWEERSIQIGMDVVRGLFPSLQDSAGTLAAADAWLASHGQAAPALRRLVSEARDDLGRALRGQACDGAAPRP, from the coding sequence GTGCCCGGTGAGAATCTGTCCCGCGACGAGGCCCGCGAGCGGGCGGCGCTGCTGTCCGTCGAGGAGTACGAGGTGTCCCTGGACCTGCGCTCCGCGGTGGGCGGGACCGACAGCGGGCCGCGTACGTTCCGGTCGGTGACGACCATCCGGTTCCGCAGCGCGGAGCCGGGCGCCACGAGCTTCGCGGACCTGATCGCGCCGAGCGTCACGGCCGTCTCGCTGAACGGCAGGGACCTCGATCCGGGCGCGGTCTTCGACGGCTCCCGCATCCTCCTGGAGGACCTGGCCGAGGACAACGAACTGGTGGTGGACGCCCAGTGCGCGTACAGCCGCACGGGTGAGGGGATGCACCGCTTCGTCGATCCCGAGGACGGCGAGGTCTATCTCTACACGCAGTACGAGCCGGCCGACTCCCGCCGCGTCTTCGCCAACTTCGAGCAGCCCGACCTCAAGGCGCCGTTCCGCTTCGAGGTGCGCGCCCCCGAGGGCTGGGTGGTGTGGAGCAACGGCGTCGGTGAACTGACCGAAGGGGTGTGGAAGTTCGCCGGCACCAAGCCCATCTCGACGTACATCACGGCCGTCGTCGCCGGTCCGTACCACTACGTGACCGACTCGTACGAGCGGGTCCTCGCCGACGGCACGCGGCTGGAGATCCCGCTCGGCGCGCTCTGCCGCAAGGGCCTGGCCAGGCACTTCGACGCCGACGACGTCTTCCGCGTCACCAAGCAGGGCCTCGACTTCTTCCACGACCACTTCGACTACCCGTACCCGTTCGGGAAGTACGACCAGGCGTTCGTGCCCGAGTACAACCTCGGCGCGATGGAGAACCCGGGCTGTGTGACCTTCCGCGAGGAGTTCATCTTCCGCGGCAACGTGACGCAGGCGTCGTACGAGCGCCGGGCGAACGTGATCCTGCACGAGATGGCCCACATGTGGTTCGGCGACCTGGTGACCATGGTGTGGTGGGACGACCTGTGGCTCAAGGAGTCCTTCGCGGACTTCATGGGCACGTTCTCCATGGTCGAGGCGACCCGCTTCACCAACGGCTGGGTCACCTTCGCCAACAACCGCAAGGCGTGGGCGTACCGCGCCGACCAGCTGCCCTCCACGCACCCGGTCACGGCCGACATCCGCGACCTGGAGGACGCCAAGCTCAACTTCGACGGGATCACGTACGCCAAGGGCGCGGCCGTCCTCAAGCAGCTGGTCGCCTACGCCGGACGGGACGCGTTCCTGGAGGGCGCCCGCCGCTACTTCAAGCGGCACGCGTACGGGAACACGCGCCTCGGTGACCTGCTGGCGGTCCTGGAGGAGACGAGCGGGCGGGACATGGCGGCCTGGTCGCGGTCCTGGCTGCAGACCGCCGGCGTCAACTCCCTCACCCCGCAGGTGCTCCTCGACGCGGAGGGCCGGGTCGATGAGCTGACGGTCCTCCAGGAGGCCGCCGAGTCGCATCCCGAGCTCCGGCCGCACCGGGTCGCGGTCGGGCTGTACCGGCGGGAGGGCGCGGACGGTTCACTCGTGCGGTACGCGCGGGCCGAGGTGGACGTCGACGGGCCGCGCACGGTCGTCGGTGAGCTGGCCGGGGCCGACGCCCCCGAGCTGGTCCTCGTCAACGACGACGACCTCACGTACTGCAAGATCCGCTTCGACGAGGGGTCGCTGGACACGCTGCGGGCCCGTCTCGGCGACCTCACCGACCCGCTGGCCCGTGCGCTGTGCTGGTCGGCGCTGTGGAACCTGACCCGCGACGCGCTCATGCCCGCGCGGGACTTCGTCGACCTCGTGCTGCGCTTCGCGGGCCGCGAGTCCGACATCGGCGTGCTGCAGACGCTCCACGCGTGGGCGAACTCCGCGCTCACCTTCTACGCGGCACCCGAGTGGCGGGCCACCGGCGGGCGGCTGCTCGCCGAGGGCGCGCTGCGGGAGCTGCGGTCCGCCGGGCCCGGCAGCCAGCACCAGCTGACCTGGGCGCGGTTCTTCGCGGCGGTCGCCTCCGGCGAGGACGAGCTGCGGCTGCTGCGGGAGCTGCTGGAGGGGACGGAGAAGGTCGACGGGCTCGATGTGGACCAGGAGCTGCGGTGGGCGTTCCTGGAGCCGCTCGCCGCGCACGGGGTGGTGGACGAGGCCGTGCTGGCGGCGGAGCTGGCCCGCGACGACACCGCGTCCGGGAAGCGGCATCAGGTGCGGTGTCTGGCCGCCCGGCCGTCCGCGGCGGTCAAGGCGCAGGCGTGGGCCGCCGTGGTGGAGTCGGACTCGCTGTCCAACGCGCTGGTGGAGGCGACGATCGGGGGCTTCGCGCAGGCGTCCCACCGGGAGCTGGCCGCTCCCTACGCGTCGAAGTACTTCGACGTGATCGAGCGGGTGTGGGAGGAGCGGTCGATCCAGATCGGGATGGACGTGGTGCGGGGGCTGTTCCCCTCGCTGCAGGACTCCGCCGGGACCCTCGCGGCTGCCGACGCGTGGCTCGCCTCGCACGGGCAGGCCGCGCCCGCGCTGCGGCGGCTGGTGTCGGAGGCGAGGGACGACCTCGGGCGGGCGCTGCGGGGACAGGCGTGTGACGGGGCCGCACCACGCCCCTGA